In one Thermosipho ferrireducens genomic region, the following are encoded:
- a CDS encoding SIR2 family protein, with the protein MSNYILEQLYVENKDNNLVIFVGLEISRYYSNLPEVFPDWEMLIDKLKEGLNIDFNKNKDYLRIAQIFEDKYGRKELNNILIELFPEHVNPGKLHELLFEVKPAHIITTNYDSLIEKALEGSYKKLQYQVLKKDQDFPYALKYSKWKNFLQNIKSNIANC; encoded by the coding sequence TTGTCAAACTATATCCTTGAACAATTATATGTAGAAAACAAAGATAATAACCTTGTTATTTTTGTTGGATTGGAAATTTCAAGATATTATTCAAACCTTCCTGAAGTTTTCCCTGATTGGGAAATGTTAATCGATAAACTTAAAGAAGGATTGAATATTGATTTTAACAAAAATAAGGATTATTTACGTATTGCTCAAATTTTTGAAGATAAATATGGACGAAAGGAATTAAATAATATTCTTATTGAGCTATTTCCAGAACATGTAAATCCTGGCAAGTTACATGAGTTATTGTTTGAAGTAAAACCAGCACATATAATTACTACAAATTACGATAGTCTTATTGAAAAAGCTTTGGAAGGTAGCTATAAAAAGTTACAATATCAAGTATTGAAAAAGGACCAGGATTTTCCTTATGCTTTAAAATATTCAAAATGGAAAAACTTTTTACAAAATATTAAAAGTAATATAGCAAATTGTTGA
- a CDS encoding SIR2 family protein has product MEKNGKIENVFLLGNGFNYSIRDFIEDKNLKNEINKIINLWEEFAQFFSEIKNMDEYESLSDENIIDIIHKSISLLGLLPLINNKNLEKCLEKIKTEFFNKINDKLLNIVEKFVEIEESGIYKQIANFYHNHTEYNFYKFIEENKISIYTTNYDGIAEIIFAYDKDEISENKIKLRDMFGYGDYYYNAFDFNNYFRDENESKLLHLHGSYKFFSYQGDFIKIKKEGWYFYRKNKDMLSPILIFNAPGLKEKQIKNFSVLSVYFKSFERELTKAKNLIIWGQSLKNDPHIEKIIKELFIKNNEIRERNLIIIDKENIHKIQKHWENKTPIFINPQSFENLEDLIKEIERKMN; this is encoded by the coding sequence ATGGAAAAAAATGGGAAAATTGAAAATGTATTCTTACTTGGAAATGGATTTAATTACAGTATACGAGATTTTATAGAGGATAAAAATTTAAAAAATGAAATTAATAAAATTATAAATCTTTGGGAAGAATTTGCACAATTTTTTTCGGAAATAAAAAATATGGATGAATACGAAAGTTTATCCGATGAAAACATCATAGATATTATCCATAAATCTATAAGTTTATTAGGACTCTTGCCACTTATAAATAACAAGAATTTAGAAAAATGTTTGGAAAAAATCAAAACTGAATTTTTTAACAAGATTAACGATAAACTTTTAAATATTGTTGAAAAGTTTGTTGAAATTGAAGAGAGTGGTATATACAAACAAATTGCGAATTTTTATCATAATCATACCGAATATAACTTCTATAAATTTATTGAAGAGAATAAAATTTCTATTTATACAACCAATTACGATGGTATTGCTGAAATAATATTTGCATATGACAAAGATGAAATAAGTGAAAATAAAATAAAATTGCGTGATATGTTTGGTTATGGTGATTATTACTATAATGCTTTTGATTTTAATAATTATTTTAGAGATGAGAATGAGTCTAAACTTTTGCATTTACACGGTTCATATAAATTTTTTTCATATCAGGGAGATTTTATAAAAATAAAAAAAGAGGGTTGGTATTTTTACAGAAAGAATAAGGATATGCTTTCTCCGATTTTAATTTTTAATGCTCCGGGTTTAAAGGAAAAACAGATAAAGAATTTTTCAGTTTTGAGTGTGTATTTTAAATCTTTTGAAAGAGAATTAACAAAAGCAAAAAATTTAATAATATGGGGACAGTCTTTAAAAAATGATCCACATATTGAAAAAATAATAAAAGAATTGTTTATAAAGAACAATGAAATTAGAGAAAGAAACCTAATAATAATTGATAAAGAAAATATACATAAAATTCAAAAACATTGGGAGAACAAAACGCCAATTTTTATAAATCCTCAAAGTTTTGAAAATCTTGAGGATTTGATAAAAGAAATTGAGAGAAAAATGAATTAG
- a CDS encoding AAA family ATPase, whose translation MYLAKLNIWNFRKFGYAKLDGPPKVSIDFKKGLNLIVGENDSGKTTIIDAIKLVLGTQSYERVWIDERDFYKDSIKKEFKIECIFKDLTEDEGGKFLEWITFDEDNAPQLKVRLIAKMKDNKITAKITAGEEYLDISFEARDLLRTTYLKPLRDAENELTPGYRSRFYQILKSYDLFFKNDEKKHVLERYMDKTNRLIEDYFEAEILEENKEFNIEKGEKGAKEVTEFINDTLESFMGIDYKNKNYKAKVNISGGDLYSILSKLGLSLEESKTGLGSLNQLYIAMELLLSRKSEVSKIILIEEIEAHLHPQAQLRLIKYLQQQSNEKSQYILTTHSITLASVVNLERLIICSNNQCYPMGSNYTKLGKGDYEFLERFLDATKANLFFAKGVIMVEGIAENLLVPAIAEIINKPLDKYGVSIVNVGNLAFLRYSKIFLRKEGGGIGVKVAIITDLDVKPECYYELKGSGIDNEGGNEIDINKQREEARQKKKEKYDESGIIKTFTNNWTLEYDLGLSGIKDRLYAAVKIAKKIKNNDNFEGEFEKFLGEARKEIEEWRKKRYNDEKIACKIYEPFLKSQASKAVVAQYLARDLLENINEVEEIIRKDPYIKYIVDAINFVTETEGE comes from the coding sequence ATGTATTTAGCTAAGTTGAACATATGGAACTTTAGAAAGTTTGGTTATGCAAAATTAGATGGACCTCCAAAAGTGTCTATAGATTTTAAAAAAGGCCTAAACCTGATTGTTGGGGAAAATGATAGTGGTAAAACTACAATAATTGATGCAATAAAATTGGTTTTAGGAACACAAAGTTATGAAAGAGTTTGGATTGATGAAAGAGATTTTTATAAAGATTCGATAAAAAAAGAGTTCAAAATAGAATGCATATTTAAAGACCTAACAGAAGATGAAGGTGGAAAATTTTTAGAATGGATTACCTTTGATGAAGATAATGCTCCACAATTAAAAGTTAGACTTATAGCAAAAATGAAAGATAATAAAATTACAGCAAAAATTACTGCTGGTGAAGAGTATCTTGATATTAGTTTTGAAGCTAGAGATTTATTAAGAACAACATATCTTAAACCATTAAGAGATGCAGAAAATGAATTGACACCTGGATATAGATCCAGATTTTATCAAATATTGAAGAGCTATGATTTGTTTTTTAAGAATGACGAAAAAAAGCATGTTTTAGAAAGATATATGGACAAAACTAATCGACTCATAGAAGACTACTTTGAAGCAGAGATTTTAGAAGAAAATAAGGAATTTAATATAGAAAAAGGAGAAAAAGGAGCAAAAGAAGTTACGGAATTTATCAACGATACTCTGGAAAGTTTTATGGGAATAGATTATAAAAACAAGAATTATAAAGCTAAAGTTAATATCTCAGGAGGAGATTTATATTCTATATTGTCTAAATTGGGATTGAGTCTTGAGGAAAGTAAAACAGGATTGGGTTCTTTAAATCAATTATATATAGCAATGGAATTATTACTATCCAGAAAGAGTGAAGTTTCAAAGATTATTTTAATAGAGGAAATTGAAGCCCATTTACATCCACAGGCACAATTAAGACTTATAAAGTATTTGCAACAGCAAAGCAATGAAAAAAGTCAGTATATTTTAACGACACATAGTATAACTTTGGCCTCAGTTGTTAATCTTGAAAGATTGATCATATGTTCCAATAATCAGTGTTATCCCATGGGAAGTAATTATACAAAACTTGGAAAGGGAGATTATGAATTTCTTGAAAGATTTCTTGATGCAACAAAAGCAAATTTATTTTTTGCTAAAGGGGTTATAATGGTTGAAGGAATTGCTGAAAATCTTTTAGTTCCCGCTATTGCAGAGATAATAAATAAACCATTGGATAAGTATGGAGTTTCTATTGTTAACGTTGGTAATCTTGCTTTTTTAAGATACTCAAAAATATTTTTAAGAAAAGAAGGAGGAGGCATAGGAGTAAAAGTTGCAATTATAACAGACCTTGATGTAAAGCCTGAATGTTATTACGAGTTAAAAGGAAGTGGAATAGACAATGAAGGCGGAAATGAAATAGATATAAATAAACAAAGGGAAGAAGCTAGACAGAAAAAGAAGGAGAAATATGATGAAAGTGGAATAATAAAAACGTTTACAAATAATTGGACACTTGAATATGATTTAGGATTAAGTGGAATAAAAGATAGATTATATGCGGCTGTAAAAATTGCTAAAAAGATAAAAAATAACGATAATTTTGAAGGAGAATTCGAAAAGTTTTTAGGTGAAGCTAGAAAAGAGATCGAAGAATGGAGAAAGAAAAGATATAACGATGAGAAAATTGCTTGTAAAATTTATGAACCTTTTCTAAAATCACAGGCTTCAAAAGCAGTTGTAGCTCAATATCTTGCAAGGGATTTATTAGAAAATATAAATGAAGTTGAGGAAATTATTAGAAAAGATCCTTATATAAAGTACATTGTTGATGCTATAAATTTTGTTACAGAAACTGAGGGTGAATAG
- a CDS encoding UvrD-helicase domain-containing protein, with the protein MTNREIIIVSDEEIDNVEKILFPQGGYFGKEEKKIIKCFDRSIDIVAAPGSGKTTVLLAKLIILLNRIPLPDRKGICVLTHTNVAINEIKNKLGEKSKILFDYPNFFGTIQKFVDKFLAIPMYKYMFKKNLRAIDDMMYKKAIEKLFNSKEYKSLHVSLEKRFGSKWNEKIKALVKVKIKVKGDGNIELKIFKKRNPGKETPTYEQTKELLWKKLIKENGILKYELAYSFANAYIDKFPILKDYFLNRFKYVFIDEMQDTRKYQIDILNRIFDDTKVTIQRFGDPNQAIFNDEDDSGGIEWKVKEKPMYISSSKRFGKNIAFFVNNLKTKSGFEITGNDKIDSFKPHIIIFDDNSIDKVLDKFVDLIKTYDLESEGKIFKAIGWRKSTDNDKGLTIRSYYSEFEKSTYASMKSNKVVNLFDAIINSIMDFLKDNSNIFNDISKKNVIYFLEENYNDFYTQLRKNCINWYFRYKDTTENIVEEIYNFINRGLFKQLGILEVKNFREILKEHMKKLMSVKKNENKYTRDDIKVFIDTVHGVKGETHTATLYLETFFKKKTDIERILEYLFNNKKSSSSKDILEKTLRVVYVGISRPKKLLCIAVHKNTIENYKEKIDNCEIIEL; encoded by the coding sequence ATGACTAATAGGGAAATTATAATTGTTAGTGATGAAGAAATAGATAATGTTGAAAAAATACTGTTTCCACAGGGTGGATATTTTGGAAAGGAAGAAAAGAAAATAATAAAATGTTTTGATAGATCTATTGATATAGTAGCTGCACCTGGAAGTGGTAAAACAACAGTTTTGTTGGCAAAATTAATAATACTATTAAATAGAATACCACTTCCTGATAGAAAAGGTATTTGCGTACTGACTCATACAAATGTTGCTATTAACGAAATTAAAAATAAACTAGGAGAGAAAAGTAAAATATTATTTGATTATCCTAATTTTTTTGGAACTATTCAAAAGTTTGTGGATAAATTTTTAGCAATACCTATGTATAAGTATATGTTTAAAAAGAATTTAAGAGCTATAGATGACATGATGTATAAAAAAGCAATAGAAAAACTTTTTAATTCAAAAGAATATAAGAGTTTGCATGTGAGTTTAGAAAAAAGATTTGGAAGTAAATGGAATGAAAAAATAAAAGCATTAGTAAAAGTAAAAATTAAAGTAAAAGGAGACGGAAATATAGAATTAAAAATTTTTAAAAAGAGAAATCCAGGTAAGGAAACCCCCACATATGAGCAAACAAAAGAGCTTTTGTGGAAAAAACTAATAAAAGAAAATGGAATTTTAAAATACGAATTAGCTTATTCTTTTGCAAATGCATACATAGATAAATTTCCAATCTTAAAAGATTATTTCTTAAATAGATTTAAATACGTTTTTATTGATGAAATGCAAGATACCAGAAAGTATCAAATAGATATTTTAAATAGAATTTTTGATGATACGAAAGTTACGATCCAAAGATTTGGAGATCCAAATCAAGCTATTTTTAATGATGAGGATGACAGTGGAGGTATAGAATGGAAAGTAAAAGAAAAGCCAATGTATATATCATCAAGTAAAAGATTCGGTAAAAATATAGCATTTTTTGTAAATAATTTAAAAACAAAAAGCGGGTTTGAAATAACAGGAAATGATAAAATTGATTCTTTTAAACCACACATTATTATTTTTGATGATAACAGTATTGATAAAGTCCTTGATAAATTTGTCGATTTAATAAAAACGTATGACTTGGAAAGCGAAGGGAAAATTTTTAAAGCAATTGGTTGGAGGAAAAGTACTGATAATGATAAAGGGTTAACAATAAGATCATATTATTCTGAATTTGAAAAAAGCACATATGCTTCTATGAAAAGTAACAAAGTTGTAAACTTATTTGATGCCATAATAAATAGCATTATGGATTTTTTAAAAGACAATAGTAATATTTTCAATGATATTAGCAAAAAAAACGTAATATATTTTCTAGAAGAAAACTATAATGATTTTTATACTCAATTAAGAAAAAATTGTATAAATTGGTATTTTAGATACAAGGATACTACCGAGAATATAGTTGAAGAGATTTATAACTTTATCAATAGAGGACTTTTTAAGCAACTTGGTATTTTAGAAGTTAAGAATTTTAGAGAGATACTTAAAGAGCACATGAAAAAATTGATGTCTGTAAAGAAAAATGAAAATAAATATACCAGGGATGACATAAAAGTGTTTATTGATACAGTTCACGGTGTAAAAGGTGAGACACATACTGCTACACTGTATTTAGAAACTTTTTTTAAGAAAAAAACTGACATCGAAAGGATATTAGAGTACTTGTTCAATAATAAAAAAAGTAGTAGTAGTAAAGATATTTTAGAAAAAACATTAAGAGTAGTTTATGTAGGTATAAGTCGGCCTAAAAAATTACTTTGTATTGCTGTACATAAGAATACTATTGAAAATTATAAAGAGAAAATTGATAATTGTGAAATAATAGAACTGTAG